The following are from one region of the Bacteroidetes Order II. bacterium genome:
- the tig gene encoding trigger factor, which translates to MNTTITPVNSVEYDFVLEIPATELTPFIENKLRQVAKKATMPGFRPGKVPKQLIKKLYGEAAAFEVVDKLVKDTFEDEVLDNPAYETFGQSKMTVFEYADGQDLKAVIRFGIYPQFELSTLEGVQVSRLVNPVTPEDVQGQLDYMLLRQSTLEDSDDAVGEKSILTTDMVELDAETKEVKDSGRNEENATIVMNDPNLLEVFKAALLGKKSGDVVEVTVTHEDPAHAHSHVWQVTIKNIQERNIPELTDELAAKMSQEQAKTVEELKQILEKQETSAREKRSNDLVDNKVISEALKANIFEVPESVVESMLDHYVKTYREEQLRKFNGKLPDSYNENHYRLSQTKNAEQAARWMVIRDKIIEEQNFDILDEDYQAYYNELASALGFVDVDMIRSIFEQNNKEAFVNEMEDKILSQKALDFLKNNVAVVEKSRADFEKEQAKEDLSYLEGQEAKISAQVTELQEGGEEDVARDLQKDLASIRAEIEEMKQELTNVSSEAGVKAE; encoded by the coding sequence ATGAACACCACAATTACTCCTGTCAACTCGGTGGAATATGATTTTGTACTTGAAATACCTGCTACCGAACTGACGCCTTTTATTGAGAATAAACTTCGTCAAGTGGCCAAGAAAGCTACCATGCCGGGGTTTCGTCCGGGCAAAGTACCAAAACAGCTCATCAAAAAGTTGTATGGTGAAGCAGCTGCATTCGAGGTGGTAGATAAACTTGTGAAAGACACGTTTGAAGATGAAGTGTTAGACAATCCTGCATACGAAACGTTTGGTCAGTCTAAAATGACGGTTTTTGAGTATGCAGATGGTCAAGACCTTAAAGCCGTTATTCGTTTTGGGATTTATCCGCAATTTGAATTGTCAACACTAGAAGGGGTTCAGGTTTCTCGTCTTGTGAATCCGGTTACACCAGAAGACGTGCAGGGGCAGCTTGACTATATGCTCCTCCGCCAATCTACCTTGGAAGACTCGGATGATGCGGTTGGTGAAAAGTCTATCCTTACAACCGATATGGTGGAGTTGGATGCCGAAACCAAAGAAGTGAAAGATTCGGGTAGAAATGAGGAAAATGCAACAATTGTGATGAATGACCCCAATCTGTTGGAGGTTTTTAAAGCAGCATTATTGGGCAAAAAATCAGGCGATGTGGTGGAGGTTACCGTAACACACGAAGATCCTGCACACGCACATTCGCACGTTTGGCAAGTTACCATCAAGAACATTCAGGAACGAAATATTCCGGAGTTGACCGACGAGTTGGCCGCTAAAATGTCTCAAGAGCAAGCCAAGACGGTGGAAGAATTGAAACAAATCCTTGAGAAACAGGAAACTTCTGCCCGAGAAAAACGCTCCAACGATTTGGTTGATAATAAGGTCATCAGCGAGGCGCTGAAGGCGAATATATTTGAAGTGCCAGAATCGGTTGTGGAGTCTATGTTAGACCATTATGTCAAAACATATAGGGAAGAACAACTCCGCAAATTTAATGGAAAACTTCCTGATTCATACAATGAGAACCATTATCGGCTTTCGCAAACGAAAAATGCCGAGCAGGCAGCCCGTTGGATGGTTATCCGTGACAAAATTATAGAAGAACAGAATTTTGATATTTTGGACGAAGATTACCAAGCCTATTACAATGAACTGGCCTCCGCATTAGGTTTTGTTGACGTGGATATGATTCGTAGTATCTTTGAACAAAACAATAAGGAGGCCTTCGTGAATGAAATGGAAGATAAAATCTTGTCCCAAAAAGCCTTAGACTTTCTCAAAAACAACGTAGCCGTTGTGGAAAAGTCGCGTGCAGACTTCGAGAAAGAGCAAGCTAAGGAAGACCTCTCGTATTTGGAAGGGCAAGAAGCCAAGATCAGTGCCCAGGTAACCGAATTGCAAGAAGGAGGGGAAGAGGACGTTGCCCGCGATTTGCAAAAAGACTTGGCTAGTATCCGAGCGGAGATTGAAGAAATGAAACAAGAACTGACGAATGTGTCGTCGGAAGCAGGCGTAAAAGCCGAATAA
- a CDS encoding IPT/TIG domain-containing protein, translating into MKYITRKFPLFALLTIFWAGCDFNGDNSLFNEENLGSDPDPTVTSITSVESPPFAGIDVISIKGSNFSSDPTKNMVYVTFYLPAVDAAGNIISTGGKPDRGKVRDAIRATVLTASATELTIRAPIRPTFDPKDPKTRPLEEVDIRVGTLGAENFSATSKVLIAPSFEPVNTFDAKTEEPFGMTNDKANNIYVSLFVSGSAAGVFTYAPDGTRSQFLTAANVQSQKFDDMQYRDDEGYLYAVRGLRAVFRFKKNSNQETYVAIPTTLESARLVTLDFDANNNLWVGGNNANLYRVKPDKTTKNYAFVGDVRSIRVSGTNLFVLAKKDNQFSVFRFPIDGNSDLGTPVKVTDLNLGTNEAFAIDLAKNGDIFVATNRNPDPLLLISNGQVSTLYPGTFIGMARSFAWGADPILYVGQGVLPLGTSTSIAANFLMMNTRKQGVR; encoded by the coding sequence ATGAAGTACATTACACGTAAATTTCCCCTCTTCGCATTGCTGACCATTTTTTGGGCAGGCTGCGACTTTAACGGCGATAACTCGCTGTTTAATGAAGAAAACCTCGGCTCAGATCCTGACCCAACGGTTACAAGCATTACAAGTGTAGAATCGCCACCTTTTGCCGGAATTGATGTAATCTCCATCAAAGGGTCGAATTTTTCTTCGGATCCGACAAAAAACATGGTCTATGTTACATTCTATCTCCCCGCTGTAGATGCTGCTGGTAATATCATCAGCACAGGTGGAAAACCCGATCGGGGCAAGGTGCGAGATGCCATTCGTGCTACTGTCCTTACGGCAAGTGCAACAGAACTAACGATACGGGCGCCCATCCGCCCAACGTTTGACCCCAAAGACCCGAAAACCCGTCCATTGGAAGAAGTGGATATTCGGGTGGGAACTTTGGGTGCGGAAAATTTCTCGGCAACGTCTAAGGTCCTTATTGCGCCATCGTTTGAACCTGTTAATACTTTTGATGCCAAGACAGAAGAACCATTTGGTATGACGAACGACAAGGCCAACAATATTTATGTCTCGCTCTTTGTTAGTGGAAGTGCAGCGGGGGTCTTTACCTATGCGCCAGATGGAACCCGTTCTCAGTTCCTTACCGCTGCCAATGTACAAAGCCAGAAGTTTGATGACATGCAGTATCGCGACGATGAAGGTTATCTTTACGCGGTTCGCGGGTTGAGGGCTGTTTTCCGGTTCAAGAAAAACAGCAACCAAGAGACCTACGTGGCCATTCCGACGACCTTGGAATCAGCTCGTCTTGTGACCTTGGATTTTGATGCGAACAATAACCTTTGGGTGGGCGGCAATAATGCAAACTTATATCGGGTGAAGCCGGATAAGACTACGAAAAACTATGCCTTCGTCGGCGACGTCCGTTCTATTCGTGTTTCCGGCACAAATTTGTTCGTATTGGCCAAAAAAGACAACCAATTTAGCGTTTTCCGCTTCCCAATAGACGGCAACAGCGACTTAGGTACACCTGTGAAAGTCACAGACCTGAATCTCGGAACAAATGAAGCCTTTGCGATTGACCTTGCAAAAAACGGAGACATTTTTGTAGCAACCAACCGAAATCCAGATCCTTTGTTGCTCATTAGCAATGGCCAAGTCTCCACGCTCTATCCGGGCACTTTCATTGGAATGGCCCGTTCCTTTGCTTGGGGTGCAGATCCGATCCTCTATGTTGGACAGGGGGTTTTGCCTTTGGGAACCTCTACTTCCATCGCCGCAAACTTCTTGATGATGAACACCCGAAAGCAAGGGGTTCGATAA
- a CDS encoding MFS transporter — translation MSNKTSQSRTVWLLALMSAFLYADQNLMAPNLTQIAQEFGFSETERDVKLGGDISLVFWMLGGVVTLFIGHWTDRVARKPLFLAVVLIGTIPCLLTGFAQNYTQLYWLRAFTGIGIGGALPLVYSLLGDLFPATHRAKATGIIALAMGLGVASGQLMAGFLGPVYGWRLPFVVVAIPNLLLTFVFAWYVTEPKRGAYEVDSADIHISKKITFSSIRELFQIPTNRLIFAQSILATIPWGVFFTFLNDFYAQDKGFSVAQATLVVMGAGVASIIGSFVGGLWGNRLYNESAAKLPKLAGWTTLVGVLPVLMLLNYPSQKGFSTPGIGWPLFLAAVSGFLVIIASPNIRAMLINVNRPHARGSVFALYNLADDLGRGFGPVVISLMVVWWGRTYAFSVAAGFWLMAGLIMLQMAKTFPTDEQRGGNLRD, via the coding sequence ATGTCCAATAAAACCTCTCAGAGCCGTACCGTTTGGCTCCTTGCCCTGATGTCGGCTTTTTTATATGCCGACCAAAACTTGATGGCCCCCAACCTAACCCAGATTGCCCAAGAGTTTGGATTTTCTGAGACAGAACGAGACGTGAAACTTGGGGGGGATATCTCGTTGGTTTTCTGGATGTTAGGCGGGGTGGTTACGCTGTTTATTGGTCATTGGACCGATCGCGTTGCTCGGAAGCCATTGTTTCTGGCCGTTGTACTCATCGGAACGATACCATGCCTGTTGACCGGATTTGCCCAAAACTATACACAATTGTATTGGCTACGTGCTTTTACAGGAATTGGCATTGGCGGTGCTTTGCCATTGGTCTATTCCTTGTTGGGCGATTTGTTTCCTGCAACACATCGTGCAAAAGCTACCGGGATTATTGCACTGGCTATGGGGCTGGGCGTGGCCTCTGGGCAATTGATGGCGGGCTTTCTGGGACCCGTTTATGGCTGGCGATTACCTTTTGTGGTGGTGGCTATTCCCAATTTATTGCTTACCTTTGTGTTTGCTTGGTATGTGACCGAGCCCAAACGTGGTGCTTATGAAGTAGATAGCGCAGATATCCACATCTCCAAAAAAATAACCTTTTCCTCTATCCGAGAATTGTTTCAGATTCCCACCAATCGGCTAATCTTTGCACAAAGTATTTTGGCAACCATTCCTTGGGGGGTGTTTTTTACTTTTTTGAATGACTTTTATGCGCAAGACAAAGGTTTTTCGGTTGCACAAGCCACCCTTGTGGTGATGGGAGCCGGAGTGGCCAGTATTATCGGGAGTTTTGTGGGGGGGCTTTGGGGAAATCGTCTTTACAATGAATCAGCTGCAAAATTGCCAAAATTAGCTGGTTGGACCACTTTGGTGGGCGTATTGCCTGTTTTAATGCTCTTAAATTATCCTTCTCAGAAAGGCTTCTCAACACCTGGGATAGGCTGGCCACTCTTTTTGGCGGCTGTTTCAGGGTTTTTGGTGATTATTGCCAGCCCCAACATCCGGGCAATGCTCATCAACGTAAACCGGCCTCATGCCCGAGGATCCGTTTTTGCCCTATACAACTTAGCCGATGATTTAGGACGTGGCTTTGGCCCGGTCGTTATTTCACTGATGGTCGTTTGGTGGGGGCGGACCTATGCGTTTTCCGTAGCGGCTGGATTTTGGTTGATGGCTGGCCTGATTATGTTACAAATGGCGAAAACTTTTCCCACCGATGAACAGAGAGGGGGCAACCTACGCGATTAA